The Streptomyces spororaveus genome includes a region encoding these proteins:
- a CDS encoding DUF2252 domain-containing protein, whose protein sequence is MTAMAGQRIPDVAGFAPRVAAGSPKEEGKALRARLPRSAHAAFTAPAGRPDAVRAVEESNAGRVAELTPIRVGRMAANPFAFLRGAAGLMAHDLSGGPVTGVGAQICGDAHAANFGLYGDARGRLVIDLNDFDETVFGPWEWDVKRLAASLVLAGRVAGADEDTCRAAAQDAVGAYRHTMRLLSKLPALDAWNAIADEELVSHADARDLLGTLERVSEKARNNTSARFATKSTVIGPDGGRRFVDALPVLRRVGDGEAAAVAASLGPYLQTLQGDRLPLLARYTIQDVAFRVVGTGSVGTRSYVVLLLDHRGEPLVLQVKEARPSVLLPHLPGLGFVSAPEEHEGRRVVAGQKRMQVVSDIMLGWTTVEGRPFQVRQFRNRKGSVDPAALAVDQIDDYGRMTGALLARAHAHSVDPRLLAGYCGKNEELDEAMAAFAVAYADRTEADHADLVAAVRAGRIAAETGV, encoded by the coding sequence ATGACGGCGATGGCGGGTCAGCGGATTCCGGACGTGGCGGGGTTCGCGCCGAGGGTGGCGGCCGGATCGCCGAAGGAGGAGGGCAAGGCGCTGCGCGCCCGTCTCCCGCGGTCGGCGCACGCCGCCTTCACGGCACCGGCCGGGCGGCCGGACGCCGTGCGCGCGGTGGAGGAGTCCAATGCCGGGCGGGTCGCCGAGCTGACCCCGATACGGGTCGGCCGGATGGCCGCGAATCCCTTCGCGTTCCTCCGCGGGGCGGCCGGGCTGATGGCCCACGACCTGTCCGGTGGTCCGGTGACCGGGGTGGGCGCGCAGATCTGCGGCGACGCGCACGCGGCGAACTTCGGTCTCTACGGGGATGCGCGCGGGCGGCTCGTCATCGACCTCAACGACTTCGACGAGACCGTGTTCGGTCCGTGGGAGTGGGACGTGAAGCGGCTGGCGGCCTCGCTGGTGCTCGCGGGCCGGGTGGCCGGCGCGGACGAGGACACCTGCCGGGCGGCCGCCCAGGACGCGGTGGGCGCCTACCGGCACACCATGCGGCTCCTGTCGAAGCTGCCCGCCCTCGACGCGTGGAACGCGATCGCGGACGAGGAGCTGGTCTCGCACGCCGATGCCCGCGATCTGCTGGGCACCCTGGAGCGGGTCTCGGAGAAGGCCCGCAACAACACCTCGGCGCGGTTCGCCACCAAGTCCACGGTGATAGGGCCGGACGGCGGCCGCCGCTTCGTCGACGCGCTGCCCGTGCTGCGCCGCGTCGGGGACGGGGAGGCGGCGGCCGTGGCGGCCTCGCTCGGCCCCTACCTGCAGACGCTCCAGGGCGACCGGCTGCCGCTGCTGGCCCGGTACACGATCCAGGACGTGGCCTTCCGCGTGGTGGGCACCGGAAGCGTCGGCACCCGCTCGTACGTGGTCCTGCTGCTGGACCACCGGGGCGAGCCGCTGGTGCTCCAGGTCAAGGAGGCGCGGCCCTCGGTGCTGCTGCCGCACCTGCCCGGGCTGGGCTTCGTCTCGGCGCCGGAGGAGCACGAGGGCCGGCGGGTGGTGGCCGGGCAGAAGCGGATGCAGGTGGTCTCCGACATCATGCTGGGCTGGACCACGGTGGAGGGCCGCCCCTTCCAGGTGCGGCAGTTCCGCAACCGCAAGGGCAGCGTGGATCCGGCGGCGCTGGCCGTCGACCAGATCGACGACTACGGGCGGATGACCGGTGCCCTGCTGGCCCGGGCGCACGCGCACAGCGTCGACCCGCGGCTGCTGGCCGGGTACTGCGGGAAGAACGAGGAGCTGGACGAGGCGATGGCGGCCTTCGCCGTGGCCTACGCCGACCGCACCGAGGCCGATCACGCCGACCTGGTGGCGGCGGTGCGGGCGGGCCGGATCGCCGCGGAGACCGGGGTCTGA
- a CDS encoding response regulator translates to MTAEVIRVVIADDEPLIRAGIRMILTSAPDIEVVAEAANGREAVDLARSHAPDVMLLDIQMPVMDGLTALGELRRTVPQARALILTTFGEKENVLRALGEGGAGFLLKDTAPGELIGAVRAAAAGDAYLSPGATRHVVDQLATGRAAVRGEAARRRVAELSERERGVLALLGEGLSNADAGRRLHMSEATVKTYVSRILAKLACENRVQAALLARDAGL, encoded by the coding sequence GTGACAGCCGAAGTGATCAGAGTGGTGATCGCCGACGACGAGCCACTGATCCGGGCCGGGATCAGGATGATCCTGACCTCGGCGCCGGACATCGAGGTCGTCGCGGAGGCGGCCAACGGCAGGGAGGCGGTGGACCTGGCGCGCTCGCACGCGCCCGACGTGATGCTGCTGGACATCCAGATGCCGGTGATGGACGGGCTGACGGCCCTGGGGGAGCTGCGGCGGACCGTGCCGCAGGCGCGGGCGCTGATCCTGACCACCTTCGGGGAGAAGGAGAACGTGCTGCGGGCGCTGGGCGAGGGCGGCGCGGGGTTCCTGCTGAAGGACACGGCCCCGGGCGAGCTCATCGGGGCGGTCCGGGCGGCCGCGGCCGGGGACGCGTACCTCTCGCCGGGGGCGACCCGGCACGTAGTGGACCAGCTGGCGACCGGGAGGGCCGCCGTGCGCGGTGAGGCGGCCCGGCGCCGCGTGGCGGAGCTCAGCGAGCGGGAGCGCGGTGTGCTGGCGCTGCTGGGCGAGGGGCTGTCCAACGCGGACGCGGGCCGGCGGCTGCACATGAGCGAGGCGACCGTGAAGACGTACGTGAGCCGGATCCTGGCGAAGCTGGCCTGCGAGAACCGGGTGCAGGCGGCGCTGCTGGCCAGGGACGCCGGGCTGTAG
- a CDS encoding sensor histidine kinase, with protein sequence MDAKAKTRAGWDWLRGPEPWTRRMLAGDLAIGGVVAILGLGVEEVSNASGPRMLAGAAAVIVLTLLRRRLPGGTLVLGSAVISFLPGAFFILPLVGWSAGRRIVGVGRALAAFTLAFTAAIVFSVIDEWSQMRPVLVIVFSTLMFLAMTVMPGLASRYWSQRRTLLRALQERNGQLLRERAMVAGQARLRERQRIAQDMHDSLGHQLALIAVHTGALEVDPKLTGRQREAVGVLRQASVAAMHELREVVGILRDGVEAPAPVEEAQPAARGVAGIAGVVEAARGSGTDVRMTTAGQPRPLVAACDHAAYRIVQEALTNAYKHAPGAPITVELRFEDDSLVVEIANGPSAGPAADGVVSGGQGLTGLRERARLVGGMVHAGPAEGGGFRVAGVLPYGAEPAGVEDVADDFGQQAQAQAQAGARGRGPGGEQPMDWAAVDRELAVRMPSRSGGVAMGCGIAFAAAVLLVIVFGAGVVLLIDSASEAMVDRDAFDAVYVGEAEEAVRGRLPSGENFMTAGAAGKGPTRPVGSECLALLAEDQPSGLGTDRIFRFCFKDGKLVEKQEYEAKQ encoded by the coding sequence GTGGATGCGAAGGCGAAGACGCGGGCTGGCTGGGACTGGCTGAGGGGGCCGGAGCCGTGGACCCGGCGGATGCTGGCGGGGGACCTGGCGATCGGCGGCGTCGTGGCCATCCTCGGCCTCGGCGTCGAGGAGGTCAGCAACGCCTCCGGGCCCCGCATGCTGGCGGGCGCCGCGGCGGTGATCGTGCTGACGCTGCTGCGCCGCAGGCTGCCGGGGGGCACGCTCGTGCTCGGCTCGGCGGTGATCAGCTTCCTGCCCGGGGCGTTCTTCATCCTGCCCCTGGTGGGCTGGTCGGCCGGACGGCGGATCGTCGGCGTGGGCCGGGCGCTGGCCGCCTTCACGCTGGCCTTCACCGCGGCGATCGTCTTCAGCGTGATCGACGAGTGGTCGCAGATGCGGCCGGTGCTGGTGATCGTCTTCTCCACGCTCATGTTCCTCGCGATGACGGTGATGCCGGGCCTGGCCAGCCGGTACTGGTCGCAGCGCCGTACGCTGCTGCGCGCGCTCCAGGAGCGCAACGGGCAGCTGCTGCGCGAGCGGGCCATGGTCGCCGGGCAGGCGAGGCTGCGCGAGCGCCAGCGCATAGCCCAGGACATGCACGACAGCCTGGGTCACCAGTTGGCGCTGATCGCCGTGCACACCGGTGCGCTGGAGGTGGATCCCAAGCTGACCGGCCGTCAGCGCGAGGCGGTGGGCGTGCTGCGGCAGGCCTCGGTCGCCGCGATGCACGAGCTGCGCGAGGTCGTCGGGATCCTGCGCGACGGGGTGGAGGCGCCCGCGCCCGTGGAGGAGGCGCAGCCCGCGGCGCGCGGGGTGGCCGGTATCGCGGGGGTCGTGGAGGCGGCGCGGGGCTCGGGCACCGACGTGCGGATGACCACCGCGGGGCAGCCGAGGCCGCTGGTCGCGGCGTGCGACCACGCCGCGTACCGGATCGTGCAGGAGGCCCTGACGAACGCGTACAAGCACGCGCCCGGGGCGCCGATCACGGTGGAGCTGCGGTTCGAGGACGACTCGCTGGTCGTGGAGATCGCCAACGGGCCGTCGGCCGGCCCGGCGGCGGACGGGGTGGTGTCGGGCGGGCAGGGCCTGACGGGGCTGCGCGAGCGGGCCCGGCTCGTCGGCGGGATGGTGCACGCGGGCCCCGCCGAGGGCGGCGGGTTCCGGGTGGCCGGGGTGCTGCCGTACGGGGCGGAGCCGGCCGGTGTGGAGGACGTGGCCGACGACTTCGGGCAGCAGGCCCAGGCCCAGGCCCAGGCGGGGGCGCGCGGCCGGGGTCCGGGCGGCGAGCAGCCGATGGACTGGGCGGCGGTGGACCGGGAGCTGGCCGTGCGCATGCCCAGCCGGTCCGGCGGTGTCGCGATGGGCTGCGGGATCGCCTTCGCGGCGGCGGTGCTGCTGGTGATCGTGTTCGGCGCCGGGGTGGTGCTGCTCATCGACTCGGCGAGCGAGGCGATGGTCGACCGGGACGCGTTCGACGCCGTGTACGTGGGCGAGGCGGAGGAGGCCGTCCGCGGCCGGCTGCCGAGCGGGGAGAACTTCATGACCGCCGGGGCCGCCGGCAAGGGGCCTACCCGGCCGGTCGGCTCGGAATGTCTGGCCCTGCTGGCCGAGGACCAGCCGAGCGGCCTGGGAACGGACCGGATCTTCCGGTTCTGCTTCAAGGACGGCAAGCTCGTGGAAAAGCAGGAGTACGAGGCCAAGCAGTAG
- a CDS encoding toxin glutamine deamidase domain-containing protein encodes MLTLNEAVEAARTRLEQAFASEPWTIVLRPELTQAHELAWIVRYDTQEGIDAGDPLVGPFNKLVIVAKDGSRVDFPPTHLPLDEYLAYVRHGGWERAGTAKTSKAEPWQTALEWLLSTYHGLVELVGIEPVAEDSGTWLFACRTIEQPGYPRTPMLAASLVVPKDYGEPFHPASDDPWGDASSYTHDPVERDPQTQARRLNARGCVVTTAAAIAGGPSSPLPWQPAHEAPGWWELMLRRYFPAARELRCASWDEVIARAGETGPDTQGVVWVRRVIGGTEVSGHLVYAHNNGGRVVFLDGMTGGLARLDRAGVLQLVFARVAPGAGAARTAPDPAPVREKRIRRWSRRSTA; translated from the coding sequence ATGCTCACGTTGAACGAGGCCGTCGAAGCGGCCCGGACCCGCCTTGAGCAGGCGTTCGCCTCGGAGCCGTGGACGATCGTGCTGAGGCCGGAGCTCACGCAGGCGCACGAGCTGGCCTGGATCGTCCGGTACGACACCCAGGAGGGCATCGACGCCGGGGATCCCCTGGTGGGCCCGTTCAACAAGCTGGTGATCGTGGCCAAGGACGGGTCCCGGGTGGACTTCCCGCCGACCCACCTGCCCCTGGACGAGTACCTCGCCTACGTGCGCCACGGCGGCTGGGAGCGGGCCGGCACGGCGAAGACCTCGAAGGCCGAGCCGTGGCAGACCGCGCTGGAGTGGCTGCTGTCCACGTACCACGGGCTCGTCGAGCTGGTGGGCATCGAGCCCGTCGCCGAGGACTCCGGGACCTGGCTGTTCGCCTGCCGGACCATCGAGCAGCCGGGATACCCGCGCACGCCGATGCTGGCGGCGTCGCTTGTGGTGCCCAAGGACTACGGGGAGCCCTTCCACCCCGCCTCGGACGATCCGTGGGGCGACGCCTCGTCCTACACGCACGACCCGGTGGAGCGCGACCCGCAGACGCAGGCGAGGCGGCTGAACGCACGCGGCTGCGTGGTCACGACGGCCGCCGCGATCGCGGGCGGCCCCTCGTCGCCCCTGCCCTGGCAGCCCGCGCACGAGGCGCCCGGCTGGTGGGAGCTGATGCTGCGCCGCTACTTCCCGGCCGCCCGCGAGCTGCGGTGCGCGAGCTGGGACGAGGTGATCGCGCGCGCCGGGGAGACCGGCCCGGACACCCAGGGCGTGGTGTGGGTGCGGCGCGTCATCGGCGGCACCGAGGTCAGCGGGCACCTGGTCTACGCGCACAACAACGGCGGTCGGGTGGTGTTCCTGGACGGGATGACCGGCGGGCTGGCACGGCTGGACCGGGCCGGGGTGCTGCAGCTGGTCTTCGCCCGGGTCGCACCCGGGGCCGGTGCGGCGCGGACCGCGCCCGATCCGGCCCCGGTCCGGGAGAAGCGCATCCGACGGTGGTCGCGGCGGTCGACGGCCTAA
- a CDS encoding FhaA domain-containing protein: protein MGVLKRFEQRLEGLVNGTFAKVFKSEVQPVEIAGALQRECDNNATIWNRERTVVPNDFIVELSAGDYDRLSPYSGQLGDELAGLVRDYAKQQRYSFMGPIKVHLEKADDLDTGLYRVRSRTLASSTSQPQAPQGGQQGGQAAPGGYGYPPVAAPPMPSAPPPGGPGARRPAPGGPAGPAPAAGPGGARRHWIEINGTRHQISRATLVLGRSTEADVRIDDPGVSRRHCEIRTGTPSTIQDLGSTNGIVVDGQHTTRATLRDGSRIVVGSTTIIYRQAEG from the coding sequence ATGGGAGTTCTGAAGCGGTTCGAGCAGCGACTCGAAGGTCTGGTGAACGGCACCTTCGCCAAGGTGTTCAAGTCCGAGGTCCAGCCGGTGGAGATCGCCGGAGCCCTCCAGCGGGAGTGCGACAACAACGCCACCATCTGGAACCGCGAGCGGACCGTCGTCCCCAACGACTTCATCGTCGAGCTCAGCGCCGGTGACTACGACCGCCTGAGCCCCTACTCCGGGCAGCTCGGCGACGAGCTCGCGGGCCTCGTCCGCGACTACGCCAAGCAGCAGCGCTACAGCTTCATGGGCCCCATCAAGGTCCACCTGGAGAAGGCCGACGACCTCGACACCGGGCTCTACCGGGTCCGCAGCCGCACCCTCGCCTCCAGCACCTCCCAGCCGCAGGCCCCCCAGGGCGGGCAGCAGGGCGGTCAGGCGGCCCCGGGCGGCTACGGATACCCCCCGGTCGCGGCCCCGCCCATGCCCAGCGCCCCGCCCCCGGGCGGACCCGGCGCCCGGCGACCCGCTCCGGGCGGACCCGCGGGGCCGGCCCCCGCGGCAGGCCCGGGCGGCGCCCGGAGGCACTGGATCGAGATCAACGGCACCCGCCACCAGATCTCGCGCGCCACGCTCGTACTCGGCCGAAGCACGGAAGCCGACGTGCGGATCGACGACCCCGGCGTATCCCGCCGGCACTGTGAGATCCGGACCGGAACGCCCTCGACGATCCAGGATCTCGGGTCCACCAACGGCATCGTGGTGGACGGGCAGCACACCACCCGCGCTACGCTCCGCGACGGCTCGCGGATCGTCGTGGGCAGCACCACCATCATTTACCGGCAAGCCGAAGGGTGA
- a CDS encoding FHA domain-containing protein FhaB/FipA has protein sequence MSELTLTVMRLGFLAVLWLFVIVAVQVIRSDLFGTRVTQRGSRRGAGGAGGAPQQAGRQATPPQQRQRRGAPTKLVVSEGILTGTTVALAGQTITLGRAHDSTIVLDDDYASSRHARIYPDRDGQWIVEDLGSTNGTYLDRTRLTTPTPIPPGAPIRIGKTVIELRK, from the coding sequence ATGTCAGAGCTGACCCTGACGGTCATGCGGTTGGGTTTCCTGGCCGTTCTGTGGCTGTTCGTCATCGTGGCCGTTCAGGTCATCCGCAGCGATCTCTTCGGGACGCGCGTGACCCAGCGCGGCTCCCGTCGTGGAGCCGGGGGCGCCGGCGGCGCCCCGCAGCAGGCGGGCCGCCAGGCCACGCCTCCGCAGCAGCGCCAGCGGCGCGGGGCACCCACCAAACTCGTCGTCTCCGAGGGAATCCTCACAGGGACCACGGTGGCCCTCGCCGGCCAGACGATCACGCTGGGCCGTGCGCACGACTCCACGATCGTGCTGGACGACGACTACGCGTCCAGCCGCCATGCCAGGATCTATCCCGACCGTGACGGCCAGTGGATCGTCGAGGATCTCGGGTCCACCAACGGCACGTATCTCGACCGGACCCGACTGACCACCCCGACGCCCATTCCGCCGGGCGCACCGATCCGCATCGGCAAGACTGTCATCGAGCTGCGGAAGTAG
- a CDS encoding PP2C family protein-serine/threonine phosphatase yields the protein MSLSLRFAAGSHKGMIREGNEDSGYAGPRLLAIADGMGGQAAGEVASSEVISTLVQLDDDVPGSDILTSLATAVQRANDQLRVMVEEDPQLEGMGTTLTALLWTGQRLGLVHVGDSRAYLLRDGVLTQITQDHTWVQRLVDEGRITEEEATTHPQRSLLMRALGSGDIVEPDLSIREVRAGDRYLICSDGLSGVVSHQTLEETLADYHGPRETVQSLIQLALRGGGPDNITCIVADVLDTDSGDTLAAQVSDTPVVVGAVAENQHQLFDGGNAMQSAAGRAAGLGRQGQPPAGAFGPPGSGDAPGYGYSDNGQGAGGYGTFGEADGYTADPGYEDTYDHPRRRRSKGRKWTTRTLTLLIVAGVIGGGLYAGWRWTQTQFYVGVKGEHVALFRGISPKLGPLELSKVQTDRPDIELKYLPPFKRKLVEATISENSFDAARKKLDDLGVQVSACKKDEERRAAEAQNSQTPAPSLTPEEQQLVGLCGK from the coding sequence ATGAGTCTGTCCTTGCGGTTCGCCGCCGGATCACACAAGGGCATGATCCGTGAGGGGAACGAGGACTCCGGCTACGCCGGTCCCCGGCTCCTCGCGATCGCCGACGGCATGGGAGGCCAGGCCGCCGGCGAGGTCGCGAGCTCCGAGGTGATCTCCACTCTCGTGCAGCTCGACGACGACGTCCCGGGCTCCGACATCCTCACCTCGCTGGCCACGGCCGTGCAGCGCGCCAACGACCAGCTGCGCGTGATGGTCGAGGAGGACCCGCAGCTCGAGGGCATGGGCACCACTCTGACCGCCCTGCTGTGGACCGGCCAGCGCCTCGGCCTCGTCCACGTCGGCGACTCCCGCGCCTATCTGCTCCGTGACGGCGTCCTCACCCAGATCACCCAGGACCACACCTGGGTGCAGCGCCTGGTCGACGAGGGCCGCATCACCGAGGAGGAGGCCACCACCCACCCGCAGCGCTCCCTCCTGATGCGCGCGCTCGGCAGCGGCGACATCGTCGAGCCCGACCTCTCCATCCGTGAGGTCCGGGCCGGTGACCGCTACCTGATCTGCTCCGACGGTCTCTCCGGCGTGGTCTCCCACCAGACCCTGGAGGAGACCCTCGCCGACTACCACGGCCCCCGCGAGACCGTGCAGTCGCTGATCCAGCTCGCACTGCGCGGCGGCGGCCCCGACAACATCACCTGCATCGTCGCCGACGTCCTCGACACCGACAGCGGCGACACCCTCGCCGCGCAGGTCAGCGACACCCCCGTGGTCGTCGGCGCGGTCGCCGAGAACCAGCACCAGCTCTTCGACGGCGGCAACGCCATGCAGTCCGCCGCCGGCCGGGCCGCGGGCCTCGGCCGCCAGGGCCAGCCCCCCGCCGGCGCCTTCGGCCCCCCCGGCAGCGGCGACGCCCCCGGCTACGGGTACTCCGACAACGGCCAGGGCGCGGGCGGCTACGGCACCTTCGGCGAGGCCGACGGCTACACCGCCGACCCGGGCTACGAGGACACGTACGACCACCCCCGCAGGCGCCGCAGCAAAGGGCGCAAGTGGACCACCCGTACGCTGACCCTGCTCATCGTCGCCGGCGTCATCGGCGGCGGCCTCTACGCGGGCTGGCGCTGGACCCAGACCCAGTTCTACGTGGGCGTGAAGGGCGAGCACGTGGCGCTCTTCCGCGGCATCAGCCCGAAGCTGGGGCCGCTGGAGCTCTCCAAGGTGCAGACCGACCGCCCCGACATCGAACTGAAGTACCTGCCGCCCTTCAAGCGGAAGCTGGTCGAGGCCACCATCAGCGAGAACAGCTTCGACGCGGCGCGCAAGAAGCTCGACGATCTCGGCGTCCAGGTGTCCGCCTGCAAGAAGGACGAGGAACGCCGCGCCGCCGAGGCGCAGAACAGCCAGACGCCCGCCCCCAGTCTGACTCCCGAGGAGCAGCAACTGGTCGGGCTGTGCGGCAAGTAG
- a CDS encoding FtsW/RodA/SpoVE family cell cycle protein, whose translation MSVVTNTTTIGAIELPSRRNTELLLLGFAVLIPMFAYANVGLAINGTLPPGMVLYGLGLGALAGIAHLVVRRYAKYADPLLLPLATLLNGLGLVLIWRLDQSERLQNLAKRAFGGFSPSAPRQMMYTAVAIALFAGVLLVLKDHRVLQRFTYISMAGALVLLILPVIPGLGADVFGAKIWISVGGFSIQPGEFAKIVIAIFFAGYLMVKRDALALASRRFMGLYLPRGRDLGPILMIWAMSLLVLVFENDLGTSLLFFGMFVIMLYVATERTSWIVIGLLMSVGGATVVGATASHVKVRVTAWLDPFDCYATSGACEQVGQSIMSFGSGGVLGAGWGQGNSDLIGFAANSDFIFSTVGEELGLAGVMAFLLLYGLIIERGVRTALAARDPFGKLFAIGLSGAFALQIFVVAGGVMGLIPLTGMTMPFLASGGSSVLANWILIAILIRISDTARRPAPAPAPSPDSEMTQVVRPS comes from the coding sequence ATGAGCGTAGTCACCAATACGACCACCATCGGAGCCATCGAGCTGCCGAGCAGGCGGAACACCGAGCTCCTGCTGCTCGGCTTCGCCGTGCTCATCCCGATGTTCGCCTACGCCAACGTGGGCCTCGCGATCAACGGCACCCTGCCCCCCGGCATGGTGCTCTACGGTCTCGGCCTCGGCGCCCTCGCCGGAATCGCGCACCTCGTCGTGCGCCGGTACGCCAAGTACGCCGACCCCCTGCTGCTGCCGCTGGCCACCCTCCTCAACGGGCTGGGCCTCGTCCTGATCTGGCGCCTGGACCAGTCCGAGCGCCTGCAGAACCTGGCGAAGCGGGCCTTCGGCGGGTTCTCCCCCTCCGCGCCCCGCCAGATGATGTACACGGCGGTCGCCATCGCCCTGTTCGCCGGCGTGCTGCTGGTCCTCAAGGACCACCGCGTCCTGCAGCGGTTCACGTACATCTCGATGGCCGGCGCCCTGGTGCTGCTCATCCTGCCCGTCATCCCGGGCCTCGGCGCCGACGTCTTCGGCGCCAAGATCTGGATCAGCGTGGGCGGCTTCTCCATCCAGCCCGGTGAGTTCGCGAAGATCGTCATAGCGATCTTCTTCGCCGGCTACCTGATGGTGAAGCGCGACGCGCTCGCCCTGGCCAGCCGCCGCTTCATGGGCCTCTACCTGCCGCGTGGCCGCGACCTCGGCCCGATCCTGATGATCTGGGCGATGAGCCTGCTCGTCCTCGTCTTCGAGAACGACCTCGGCACCTCGCTGCTCTTCTTCGGCATGTTCGTGATCATGCTGTACGTGGCCACCGAGCGCACCAGCTGGATCGTCATCGGCCTGCTCATGTCGGTGGGCGGCGCCACCGTCGTCGGGGCCACGGCCAGCCACGTCAAGGTCCGCGTCACCGCCTGGCTCGACCCCTTCGACTGCTACGCCACCTCGGGCGCCTGTGAGCAGGTCGGCCAGTCGATCATGAGCTTCGGTTCCGGCGGGGTGCTCGGCGCCGGCTGGGGCCAGGGCAACTCCGACCTGATCGGCTTCGCCGCGAACTCCGACTTCATCTTCTCCACGGTCGGAGAAGAGCTCGGCCTCGCCGGGGTCATGGCCTTCCTCCTGCTCTACGGGCTCATCATCGAGCGCGGCGTACGCACGGCGCTGGCCGCCCGCGACCCCTTCGGCAAGCTCTTCGCCATCGGCCTCTCCGGCGCCTTCGCGCTCCAGATCTTCGTGGTCGCCGGCGGCGTCATGGGCCTCATCCCCCTCACCGGCATGACGATGCCCTTCCTCGCATCCGGCGGTTCCTCCGTCCTCGCGAACTGGATCCTCATCGCCATCCTCATCCGGATCAGCGACACCGCACGCCGCCCCGCACCGGCCCCCGCCCCGTCCCCCGACTCCGAGATGACCCAGGTGGTCCGTCCGTCATGA
- a CDS encoding peptidoglycan D,D-transpeptidase FtsI family protein: MNKPLRRISLFCGLLVLALLIRTNWLQYVQAEELSTRKENRRVQIAQYATERGNIIVKGEPITGSKVTDGSDYKFKRTYTDGELWAPVTGYASQAFGSTQLESLEDRILTGNDDRLFFDRTIGMFTGEKRQGGNVVTTLNPDAQKAAFEKLGKNKGAVAAIDPRTGAILALVSTPSYDPSRFAGNSKDDEKAWVELKDSEDKNLVNRALRETYPPGSTFKVVTAAAALEHGVVSDINAATDTPEPYFLPGTKTVMVNHAQGCEKASLNKALEVSCNSVFANMGDKVTRDKMVETAEKFGFNNDKIDIPVRAFASIYDKKMGKDGNAQSSIGQFNTAATPLQMAMVTAAIANDGKLMKPYMVDQLQAPNLDVIEKHEPQEMSRPLSAANAEKVQQMMVNVVQNGTGGKAKMNGVTVGGKTGTAQHGEGNKKRPYAWFISYAEMPDKTSPVAVAVVIEDSDADREDISGGGLAAPVAKAVMEAVLNSQK; encoded by the coding sequence ATGAACAAGCCCCTGCGCCGCATCTCGCTGTTCTGCGGGCTGCTCGTCCTCGCCCTGCTGATCCGCACCAACTGGCTGCAGTACGTGCAGGCCGAGGAGCTCAGCACCCGCAAGGAGAACCGCCGGGTCCAGATCGCCCAGTACGCGACCGAGCGCGGCAACATCATCGTCAAGGGCGAGCCGATCACCGGGTCCAAGGTGACCGACGGCAGCGACTACAAGTTCAAGCGGACCTACACGGACGGCGAGCTCTGGGCCCCCGTGACCGGGTACGCCTCGCAGGCCTTCGGCTCCACCCAGCTGGAGTCCCTCGAGGACCGCATCCTCACCGGCAACGACGACCGGCTGTTCTTCGACCGCACCATCGGCATGTTCACGGGGGAGAAGAGGCAGGGCGGCAACGTCGTCACCACGCTCAACCCCGACGCGCAGAAGGCCGCCTTCGAGAAGCTCGGCAAGAACAAGGGCGCCGTCGCGGCCATCGACCCGCGCACCGGCGCGATCCTGGCCCTGGTCTCCACGCCCTCGTACGACCCCTCGCGCTTCGCGGGCAACTCCAAGGACGACGAGAAGGCCTGGGTCGAGCTGAAGGACAGCGAGGACAAGAACCTCGTCAACCGCGCCCTGCGCGAGACGTACCCGCCGGGCTCCACCTTCAAGGTGGTCACCGCGGCGGCCGCGCTGGAGCACGGCGTCGTCTCGGACATCAACGCCGCCACCGACACCCCCGAGCCCTACTTCCTGCCCGGCACCAAGACCGTGATGGTCAACCACGCCCAGGGCTGCGAGAAGGCCAGCCTCAACAAGGCCCTGGAGGTCTCCTGCAACTCCGTCTTCGCGAACATGGGTGACAAGGTCACCCGCGACAAGATGGTGGAGACCGCGGAGAAGTTCGGCTTCAACAACGACAAGATCGATATCCCGGTCCGCGCGTTCGCCAGCATCTACGACAAGAAGATGGGCAAGGACGGCAACGCGCAGAGCTCCATCGGCCAGTTCAACACTGCCGCCACCCCGCTCCAGATGGCCATGGTCACCGCCGCGATCGCCAACGACGGCAAGCTGATGAAGCCGTACATGGTGGACCAGCTCCAGGCTCCCAACCTGGACGTCATCGAGAAGCACGAGCCGCAGGAGATGAGCCGGCCGCTCTCCGCCGCCAACGCGGAGAAGGTGCAGCAGATGATGGTCAACGTCGTCCAGAACGGCACCGGCGGCAAGGCCAAGATGAACGGCGTGACCGTCGGCGGCAAGACCGGTACCGCGCAGCACGGCGAGGGCAACAAGAAGCGCCCGTACGCCTGGTTCATCTCCTACGCCGAGATGCCGGACAAGACCTCTCCCGTCGCCGTCGCCGTCGTCATCGAGGACAGTGACGCGGATCGCGAGGACATCAGCGGTGGCGGTCTGGCCGCCCCCGTCGCCAAGGCGGTCATGGAAGCCGTGCTGAACAGCCAGAAGTGA